The genomic stretch CACTCGTGAACGACGAGGCCGACGACAACGGCGATCACGAGTCCACAACCAGCGACCACCACGTTCGCTCCGATCATGAGATAGCGTTCAGCGGGGACTGATTCGGACGGCACGGGTTCCGGTTTTCGACGGGCGTCCCACCGTTCGATCGAAACCGGTGATCGGATAAATCCACCCGGATGTACGTATCGTTCTTTTAAGCCGCAACCGCTTCGACTCGAAGAAGTATTAAGTTGTATGAGGTGGTATATCATACCATGGTGATGAACGAACCGCTCGAGTTCGGCCACGAAGACCGCAGGCGAATCTACGAGTACGTCGAGCGACACGGGTCGGCCGACCTCGAGACAGTCAGAGAACGCCTCGGAGTCGATCCCAGCGGGTTTAGACACCACGTAGCGCTCCTCAAGCGCGACAACAGGCTCGAAGAAGAGCAGGAAACGCTTCGCGTTACGATCGATGCGGGTACGGAAGAGGAGTACGTAACCGACGGGCTCGAGTTTCAGATTCGGCCCGCTAGACAGGACGATCTCTCGGGGATCGTCGGTGCGATCCGTCAGGTTGCGACGGAAAAAACGTACATCGAAGCCGAGAGCGTCGCCGACGAGATCGACCACCAAGAAGCGCTGCTCCGCCACAACGAACTCGAGTCGCGGATGTTCTTCGTCGCGACCGTCGAACGGGCCGTGGTCGGCTGGGTCCACCTCCACGCGCCGGAACTCGAGAAACTGGGCCACACGGCCGAACTCACGGTCGGCGTCCTCGAGGAGTACCGCGGTCACGGTATCGGTTCTCATCTCCTCGCACGCGGGCTTCAGTGGGCCGGATCCAACGGGTACGAAAAAGTCTACCAGAGCGTTCCGTCCTCGAACGAGGAGGCGATCGCGTTCCTCGAAGAACACGACTGGGGGACGGAAGCGATCCGCAAGAACCACTACAAACTCGACGGCCACTATGCCGACGAGGTGATGATGGCCGTTGAACTGTAGCCCGGTCATCCACGCGACGAATTGATCCGAGAGGTACAAACTCGAGCGATTTCGAGGCAGTGCGAACCGAAAGACAGTTTGAACACAGAGCGCTACGGGGAGCCATGCTCTCGATCGCGCTTGCCGGAAAGCCAAACGCCGGCAAGTCCACGTTCTACACTGCGGCGACCATGGCCGACGTCGACGTCGCCAACTACCCGTTCACGACGATAGACGCCAACCGCGGCGTCAGCTACGTCCGAACGAGGTGTCCCTGTCTCGAGCGCGAAGAGCGCTGTAACGCCGACGATTGTGCGGACGGCAAGCGCTACGTGCCGATCGAATTACTCGACGTCGCGGGGCTGGTTCCCGGTGCACACGAGGGAAAAGGCCTCGGCAACCAGTTCCTCGACGAACTGACGAACGCCGACGTGATCGTCAACGTCGTCGACGCCTCGGGTGGGACCAACGAAAAGGGCGAACCGATCGATATCGGCGCACACGATCCACTCGAGGACATCGATTTCGTCGAAGAGGAGATGGATCTCTGGCTCGCCGGTATCGTCGAACGGAACTGGGAATCCGTCGAACGGAAATCTCGATCGCCGGATTTCGACATCGACGATGTCCTGGCCGACATGCTCTCTGGCTTCGGCGCATCGCCAACCCAGATCGCCACCGTC from Natrarchaeobius halalkaliphilus encodes the following:
- a CDS encoding GNAT family N-acetyltransferase; translated protein: MVMNEPLEFGHEDRRRIYEYVERHGSADLETVRERLGVDPSGFRHHVALLKRDNRLEEEQETLRVTIDAGTEEEYVTDGLEFQIRPARQDDLSGIVGAIRQVATEKTYIEAESVADEIDHQEALLRHNELESRMFFVATVERAVVGWVHLHAPELEKLGHTAELTVGVLEEYRGHGIGSHLLARGLQWAGSNGYEKVYQSVPSSNEEAIAFLEEHDWGTEAIRKNHYKLDGHYADEVMMAVEL